A part of Hymenobacter swuensis DY53 genomic DNA contains:
- a CDS encoding bifunctional DNA primase/polymerase: MTNLSLFASHYRKLGLPVTRISNILNEHNFFHKNIFKTPDHQWQHLFTQPQSDDEFKQLTWNNATGLGTVSGPKSLLVIDIDGCTDYKLVEKTLAELGLPPSYEWVVTSGSGSGFHIFVYADKFRIQSNSLAPSASNHVVTTFMPGDGYLQRFDKIEFLWSTHVVLPPSLHHTGNRYEFLNCRLPRALPQRVKQSGLYDIVRKHCDAQFIEGRDGYKENDFEVAKPNVPTDLEEWNAADVEGGEIFCVVCIRPEANMPLSATADLRQIAWVVMDKLGKVHNRRSYLLKPQVAVSASGATSYSTEVNTLLSQDPLTVFKELNRDLRLCTALVSFDVKPVLALLQEKSTQYSLYHTLTQLNLVCLKKPRGGNKANTLADLYLSLFRYDVHQIPDAESDALIMAKCLRAILRKRQDNKEDYYSIYLDREGYGGWY, translated from the coding sequence ATGACAAACCTTTCGCTGTTTGCCAGTCATTACCGCAAGCTAGGCCTGCCGGTAACGCGGATTAGTAATATCCTTAACGAGCATAATTTTTTTCATAAAAACATATTTAAAACGCCTGACCATCAGTGGCAGCACCTTTTCACCCAGCCGCAGTCAGATGATGAGTTTAAACAACTAACTTGGAATAACGCCACTGGGCTAGGTACTGTCTCGGGTCCTAAATCTTTGTTGGTTATAGATATAGATGGTTGTACCGATTACAAGCTAGTGGAGAAAACATTAGCTGAGCTTGGGTTGCCTCCTTCTTATGAATGGGTGGTAACGTCAGGCAGCGGTAGCGGCTTCCACATATTTGTGTACGCCGATAAATTTCGCATTCAGTCCAATAGCTTAGCTCCATCAGCAAGTAATCATGTGGTAACTACCTTCATGCCCGGTGACGGATACCTGCAACGGTTCGATAAGATTGAATTTTTGTGGAGCACGCATGTAGTCTTACCTCCTTCTCTCCATCACACCGGTAACAGGTATGAGTTCTTGAACTGCAGGCTGCCCCGCGCATTACCGCAACGAGTAAAGCAGTCAGGCTTGTACGATATTGTGCGAAAGCACTGTGACGCACAATTCATTGAAGGCAGGGATGGGTACAAAGAGAATGACTTTGAAGTAGCTAAACCCAATGTTCCTACCGATTTAGAAGAGTGGAATGCTGCAGATGTAGAGGGAGGAGAAATTTTTTGCGTTGTATGTATCAGGCCAGAAGCAAACATGCCACTCAGCGCTACTGCTGACCTACGGCAAATTGCTTGGGTTGTGATGGATAAATTAGGGAAGGTGCATAACCGTCGATCCTACTTGCTAAAACCCCAAGTAGCTGTTTCAGCTTCTGGCGCCACAAGCTACTCCACAGAAGTAAACACTCTGCTGAGCCAAGATCCACTCACCGTCTTCAAAGAACTCAACCGCGACTTGCGGTTATGTACTGCTTTGGTTTCTTTCGATGTGAAGCCTGTGCTGGCCTTACTGCAGGAAAAATCAACTCAGTATTCACTTTATCACACGCTAACACAACTGAATTTAGTTTGTCTTAAAAAACCACGTGGCGGAAATAAAGCAAATACGTTAGCTGACCTCTACCTAAGTTTGTTTCGCTACGATGTGCATCAAATACCTGATGCTGAGTCAGATGCACTCATAATGGCTAAATGCTTGCGCGCAATCTTGAGGAAACGTCAGGATAATAAGGAGGACTATTATTCCATCTACCTCGACAGGGAAGGGTATGGCGGTTGGTACTAA
- a CDS encoding DEAD/DEAH box helicase: protein MVDTSTTALFTALQADRTVLADALDRPALRGIKNVLTDLTQGEAHFIYELLQNADDARATQVRFCLLPEGLSVWHNAPQKFTISDVATEEEDTGTAQLGHLNALTSIGNSTKRRGTSSVDSDTIGRFGIGFKSVFHYTATPHVYEDELSFRLERILVPVPLTDRHALPPGLERGGAEWTQLWLPFNHAQRPAAEAYQHVLRRLRTLRLPLLFLRNLTEISWEARPVFQELITDSGYYLREIPRLLSEQATTAIRVEYVELIQEDRCTNTDTGDQVTVAAHRFVVVKQPCHDHLNLPVCLAFALRDNGTLDPSADDRGHEAFCFFATRHRTGLRFLLQAPWLLTNNREAIKADQPWNQQLVQQLAQLLAASLPLLRDLRPADLARPGTPAAPYLSLLTDELLQLLPLSDAPDAEQRTVEELRQRQELSFRPFHAAVFEALRTLPLLPTATGTHIGATHAYYAESRELSQAFGQEQLRQLMQDPAAEWVFDSVGGKENKFQTAYLRRLLSASHLLEPKEAASRLTAAFMEAQTDEWLTAFYLYLSTGPGYLLDGQNDAILRHRGALLRLANDKHLAPYAAVRDTEPQVFLPPTSGGFQSNCTLKSCFAQDEQLASFRRRLGLTTPKQLTVMLEYILPQYTGAEGPSLAEHLEHIAQILDCWQTCSQQEQVVLRERLLVTPFMRGYIYPSATPEYRWYRPGQLYRDNEDLRQYFTASEATFVDEDTYAGITDMTGVKALWQALSVATVPRVIQLDNQPITADDRAALWKVRSTWTEDQKVVNHDLDGLAALLAPGIIPQALSQTLFGFLCLCIEQADVRLFNRVYTFSYYGPNPVITASQALLLLRQTAWLYDQIGQPRHPHEFAAADIQLANGYILDTSAAQELLRRLDILSPRQKVLDGLPAAERELVEFFREMKSKGFTVEEIRAAIAKLRPAPTVVPPTPAAEPLADQERKQTWQATREAATSPPPAAEPTSSAESAAEAPEGEEDDYLSEASRRKLLRAQQQVQQLEDELRQQDELFREVEQTERYTYSWFQALLTLETRLSNRRNEGASGFSLSFGRVEKDPDAPLLILHEPVGPIPRTVEDHPELKLRLYRRGQPDQSIQIDVVSIKDFTLRAKLRKEDWAAIDPASIQRASIQVQSPAFLLDELVRQFNQLAHSPHNFTADTNLQANLPAKLRFVFGPPGTGKTYHLAHREIEQLMQQAEPVRILVLTPTNKAADVLTARLLPAAEAGLPPERPDWLFRYGVPADTNLEQVPGLVQDKKLNVSDLERCTVLTTAARFPYALCDGGYHYLAAVPWDYIILDEASMIPLYQAVNVIYQQPHCREFIIGGDPLQIPPVVHAEPWAGENIYTLVGLDNFDVEVTPQHQFPVHKLLTQRRATPPLGRLFSQFAYGGRLQHARPLTGTAVLDGHTYQGRRPETFGALPLSDITVIPFPVRRGEGILEARKLEQGSNYQAYSALLAAELTRYLAQHIQPAPAPDTADRYRVGIITPYTAQAALLRELLKQLPLSNAILNPNEDVGTIHGFQGDECNLVIALFAPPPTTGDRILLSYQHILNVAISRARDRLVLLVPEYEDDRSSGLGLQRLRQLLGLLNHEQEGQVTHLTAKAVEQVLFGPDHEEFILSNSFTTSHQLVNVYGQGVARYELRFGPTAVDVQVNLKAKLAEADILP, encoded by the coding sequence ATGGTTGACACCTCTACAACCGCCTTATTTACTGCTCTCCAGGCTGACCGTACTGTCCTAGCCGATGCCCTCGACCGCCCCGCCCTGCGTGGCATCAAAAATGTACTAACTGACCTGACGCAGGGAGAAGCACATTTCATCTACGAGCTACTCCAAAACGCCGACGATGCCCGCGCCACCCAGGTTCGCTTCTGCTTGCTGCCCGAGGGTTTGTCGGTTTGGCACAATGCCCCCCAGAAATTCACCATCAGCGACGTAGCCACAGAGGAAGAAGATACGGGTACCGCGCAGTTGGGCCACCTGAACGCGCTGACTTCCATTGGCAACTCCACCAAGCGCCGCGGCACCAGCTCCGTCGATTCTGATACCATTGGCCGTTTTGGCATTGGGTTCAAGTCGGTGTTCCATTATACCGCCACGCCCCACGTCTATGAAGACGAGCTGAGCTTCCGCCTGGAGCGCATTCTGGTACCCGTGCCCCTAACCGACCGCCATGCTCTGCCGCCCGGTCTGGAGAGGGGAGGAGCTGAATGGACGCAGCTATGGCTGCCCTTCAACCACGCGCAGCGCCCCGCTGCCGAGGCCTACCAGCATGTGCTGCGCCGCCTGCGCACCTTGCGCTTACCCTTATTGTTTCTGCGCAACCTGACGGAGATTTCCTGGGAGGCACGACCTGTTTTTCAGGAGCTCATCACCGATAGCGGCTACTACCTCCGCGAGATACCCCGCTTGCTGTCCGAGCAGGCTACCACTGCTATTCGGGTCGAGTACGTGGAGCTCATTCAGGAAGACCGTTGCACTAACACCGATACCGGCGACCAGGTAACGGTAGCCGCGCACCGCTTCGTGGTCGTCAAACAGCCCTGCCACGACCACCTCAACCTGCCGGTATGCCTGGCCTTTGCCCTGCGCGACAACGGCACCCTCGACCCCAGCGCCGACGACCGCGGCCATGAGGCCTTCTGTTTCTTTGCTACCCGCCACCGCACCGGCCTGCGCTTTCTGCTTCAGGCTCCCTGGCTGCTGACCAACAACCGGGAAGCCATCAAAGCCGATCAGCCCTGGAATCAGCAGCTGGTACAGCAGCTGGCCCAGTTACTGGCCGCCAGTCTGCCCTTGCTCCGCGACCTGCGCCCGGCCGACTTGGCCCGCCCCGGCACCCCGGCCGCCCCGTATCTGTCCCTGCTCACCGATGAGCTGCTCCAACTGCTGCCCCTGAGCGACGCACCCGACGCCGAGCAGCGCACGGTCGAAGAGCTGCGTCAGCGCCAGGAACTGTCGTTCCGGCCTTTCCATGCGGCCGTGTTCGAAGCACTACGCACCCTACCGCTGCTGCCCACAGCCACCGGCACGCACATCGGGGCCACCCATGCCTACTATGCCGAAAGCCGCGAATTAAGTCAGGCGTTCGGTCAGGAGCAGCTGCGCCAGCTTATGCAGGACCCGGCGGCCGAGTGGGTGTTTGATAGCGTAGGCGGTAAGGAAAACAAATTCCAGACCGCTTACCTCAGGCGCCTGCTGTCGGCCTCCCACCTGCTGGAGCCCAAAGAAGCCGCCAGTCGGCTTACCGCTGCCTTTATGGAAGCGCAGACAGATGAGTGGCTCACGGCCTTCTATCTATACCTGAGCACCGGCCCCGGATACCTGCTCGACGGCCAGAACGACGCTATTCTCCGCCACCGGGGTGCCCTGTTGCGGTTGGCCAACGACAAACACCTGGCGCCCTATGCGGCTGTTCGGGATACCGAGCCACAGGTGTTTTTGCCCCCTACCAGCGGCGGCTTTCAAAGCAATTGTACCCTGAAATCCTGCTTCGCGCAGGACGAGCAGCTGGCCAGCTTCCGCCGGCGCTTAGGTCTGACCACGCCCAAACAGCTCACGGTAATGCTGGAGTACATCTTGCCCCAGTACACCGGTGCCGAAGGCCCTTCCCTTGCTGAGCACCTGGAGCATATCGCGCAGATTCTCGACTGCTGGCAGACGTGCTCCCAGCAGGAACAAGTCGTACTGCGCGAGCGGCTGCTGGTAACGCCGTTTATGCGCGGCTATATATACCCCAGCGCCACCCCCGAATACCGTTGGTACCGACCTGGCCAGCTATATCGGGATAACGAGGACCTGCGGCAGTACTTCACGGCGTCAGAAGCCACTTTTGTGGATGAGGACACGTACGCCGGCATAACGGATATGACCGGAGTAAAAGCGCTATGGCAAGCCTTGAGTGTCGCCACCGTTCCTCGGGTTATACAGCTTGACAATCAACCCATCACGGCTGACGACCGCGCGGCCCTCTGGAAGGTGCGCAGCACCTGGACTGAGGATCAGAAGGTGGTAAACCACGATTTGGACGGCTTAGCGGCACTGCTGGCCCCTGGAATTATCCCGCAAGCACTGTCCCAAACGCTCTTCGGCTTTCTCTGCCTTTGCATTGAGCAAGCTGATGTACGGTTGTTTAATCGGGTATATACCTTTTCCTACTACGGTCCTAATCCCGTTATAACGGCTTCCCAGGCACTGCTGCTGCTGCGACAGACGGCCTGGCTCTACGACCAGATCGGCCAGCCACGCCATCCGCACGAGTTTGCTGCCGCCGACATTCAGCTGGCCAACGGCTACATCCTCGATACGTCCGCCGCGCAGGAGTTGCTGCGCCGGCTGGATATCCTCTCACCCCGGCAAAAGGTGCTCGATGGCCTGCCCGCCGCCGAGCGGGAGCTAGTGGAATTCTTTCGCGAAATGAAGTCGAAAGGCTTCACTGTTGAGGAAATTCGGGCAGCCATAGCCAAGCTCCGACCGGCCCCCACGGTCGTACCGCCCACGCCCGCAGCCGAGCCGCTGGCCGATCAGGAGCGTAAGCAAACCTGGCAAGCCACGCGCGAGGCCGCCACCTCCCCGCCACCTGCTGCCGAGCCTACCAGCTCCGCCGAGTCAGCCGCCGAGGCTCCAGAAGGCGAGGAAGATGATTACTTGAGCGAGGCCTCCCGCCGCAAGTTGTTGCGGGCTCAACAGCAGGTGCAGCAGCTCGAAGATGAGCTGCGCCAGCAGGATGAGCTATTTCGTGAAGTCGAGCAGACCGAGCGCTACACCTATAGCTGGTTCCAGGCCTTGCTGACGCTGGAAACCCGCCTCAGCAACCGCCGCAACGAAGGCGCCAGCGGGTTCTCGCTTTCCTTCGGCCGGGTCGAGAAAGACCCCGATGCGCCCTTGCTGATCCTGCACGAGCCGGTCGGACCCATCCCCCGCACCGTGGAAGACCATCCGGAGTTGAAGCTGCGCTTGTACCGCCGGGGTCAGCCCGACCAATCCATCCAGATTGACGTGGTCAGCATCAAGGACTTCACGCTGCGGGCTAAGCTGCGCAAGGAGGACTGGGCCGCCATCGACCCCGCTTCCATCCAGCGCGCCAGCATCCAGGTGCAGTCCCCTGCCTTTCTGCTCGATGAGCTGGTGCGGCAGTTTAATCAATTAGCACATTCTCCGCATAATTTCACTGCCGACACCAACCTGCAAGCCAATCTGCCGGCGAAGCTGCGCTTTGTTTTCGGCCCGCCCGGCACCGGCAAAACCTACCACTTGGCCCATCGCGAGATTGAACAGCTCATGCAGCAGGCGGAGCCAGTGCGCATCTTGGTGCTCACGCCTACCAACAAGGCCGCCGACGTGCTTACCGCCCGGCTGCTGCCTGCCGCCGAGGCTGGCCTGCCGCCCGAGCGTCCCGATTGGCTTTTCCGTTACGGAGTCCCCGCCGATACGAACCTGGAACAGGTGCCGGGGCTGGTGCAGGATAAAAAGCTGAATGTGTCGGATCTTGAACGGTGCACGGTGTTAACTACCGCCGCCCGTTTTCCCTATGCGCTGTGTGATGGAGGGTACCACTATCTGGCTGCTGTCCCGTGGGATTATATCATACTGGACGAAGCCTCTATGATACCCTTATACCAGGCGGTTAACGTCATTTACCAGCAGCCGCACTGTCGCGAGTTTATCATCGGGGGCGACCCATTGCAGATTCCACCCGTGGTCCACGCCGAGCCGTGGGCTGGCGAAAACATTTACACGCTGGTCGGGCTCGATAATTTCGACGTGGAAGTAACCCCGCAGCATCAGTTTCCCGTCCACAAGCTGTTGACGCAGCGTCGGGCTACCCCTCCGCTCGGGCGTCTGTTCAGCCAGTTTGCCTACGGCGGCCGGCTTCAGCACGCCCGCCCCTTAACGGGCACGGCCGTACTGGACGGTCACACATACCAGGGACGGCGGCCCGAAACATTCGGCGCACTGCCCTTGAGCGACATCACGGTGATTCCTTTTCCCGTGCGCCGCGGCGAAGGCATTTTAGAAGCCCGCAAGCTGGAGCAAGGCAGTAACTACCAGGCCTACTCGGCTCTGCTGGCGGCCGAACTCACGCGCTACCTGGCCCAACACATCCAGCCCGCGCCGGCCCCGGACACCGCCGACCGCTACCGGGTGGGCATCATCACGCCTTATACCGCGCAGGCTGCCTTGCTGCGCGAGCTGCTCAAGCAATTACCACTGTCGAACGCCATCCTAAATCCGAATGAAGATGTGGGCACGATTCACGGCTTCCAGGGCGACGAATGCAATTTGGTCATCGCCCTGTTTGCTCCCCCACCTACCACGGGCGACCGGATTTTGCTTAGTTACCAACACATTTTGAATGTTGCCATCAGCCGCGCCCGCGACCGGTTAGTGCTCCTGGTGCCCGAGTACGAAGACGACCGATCCTCCGGGCTAGGTTTACAACGCTTGCGCCAGCTACTCGGGTTACTTAACCATGAGCAGGAGGGGCAGGTCACGCATTTGACTGCCAAAGCGGTAGAGCAGGTGTTGTTTGGGCCCGACCACGAAGAGTTCATCCTCTCCAATAGCTTTACCACCAGCCACCAGCTGGTAAATGTTTATGGGCAAGGAGTAGCGCGCTATGAGCTCCGCTTCGGTCCTACGGCAGTGGACGTGCAAGTAAACCTGAAAGCCAAACTAGCGGAAGCGGACATATTACCGTAG
- a CDS encoding helicase C-terminal domain-containing protein: MAVGTNKAAVRVAVAHLFATGAYRPDTKHGLLHLGVLPLQPGAEVEHWLLNPERDYPKAVTEASGIGRDRSRQHPTWGEAAATIQPVLAGFDVLLIMDRAGEPSAERHWLEQCVLAGLERPPVCIGLDELLAFFLPGEELDDADELLRTFVVRDKAASEQLGYAKRNADGRVPQLPFVLYAMRRALRRVLASLLRPEGTGPQQWLPIFSLLDSVVRRAPRQRTSRAYRLLHTLARQPRCCDEATPAPTDQPLSIPPALPAWPSSEHVETLVFNYLARWRDRPDDATAPELGLGDVSEKQVADAFEELGKRLAGAGRDSKDKLQTRPQQVEYAQFVAQSIGGRGAYAIEAGTGTGKTYGYLVPALEYLRHAPSALVVVATSTKNLQEQMRRGELPRLLREPDGRRNPRYQAIRTATLKGKNCYLCAMALAQAYDDCFQLSADWAEGLAWLYLLLRLRDTEGEIEGVARPLNAHPQLGPFLRGLVRRVAADRACRHAPLPGRKPCVYPAHRARAEQAHLLIVNHHKLALLPLKVVERATVCVIDEADRFPDNFRSALASSLDARELQEELFEPLLDGSRLPSRRPTANSKPQDEARTERRAVPFLPELDERLYEVQEQLWREVPAAEQPGPDEASRAAYELVEEARLAELGSQAALLEEVALLMLETPVAADTRQSADAAWQLLAIESAPFRRRQALRTAARAVAASYEPLRESQLLLTHLSSQFQSRGGRLAPLPFPAGGTHWQDNLRVAEHGRPPIFRPFHQELVAALQPLQPPLADASHQLGCLRRHLVQALNISLSSGEAADEDAPDVESSGSYDERLYRRAERFAELAQSQAEILVRLLSEFPCRGYVPVVERDPVAGPLSWQLGRQPYELWSYLGATPDPATGHPLVREPDEADEAFQARWLAARAALQRLSREPDKPLLEQFRSVIFTSATLYVQGTLQYFRQQLDLRVPFAGEQRIRPLFDYNNERGEQVLAGIPTYLPQFRAGARPDEKRAWCEIQLRTLLPLLVALEGRTLVLFTSNEEMHLAADWLRERLAAHDIELLVQNGASQWEIRRFRQLEQSVLLGVDRMWTGVDFAGPTLSQVIVWRLPFPSLGEPLISHRKRYEPDEVFWGQFYRPAARLKLRQGFGRLVRRQRDRGAFVVLDARAATGFYANVLDELEVEAFHRFGTPTALFEQTAGPLLKLLELGADFHRRELSVSRLLELSQ; encoded by the coding sequence ATGGCGGTTGGTACTAATAAAGCTGCTGTGCGTGTCGCGGTAGCGCACTTGTTCGCCACCGGTGCGTACCGCCCCGATACCAAACACGGCCTGCTTCACCTGGGCGTGCTGCCCCTGCAGCCCGGCGCCGAGGTAGAACACTGGCTGCTCAACCCCGAGCGCGACTACCCCAAAGCCGTGACCGAAGCCAGCGGTATCGGCCGCGACCGGTCCCGGCAGCATCCTACTTGGGGCGAGGCGGCCGCCACCATTCAGCCCGTACTGGCCGGGTTCGACGTGCTGCTTATCATGGACCGGGCCGGTGAGCCATCCGCCGAGCGCCACTGGCTGGAGCAGTGCGTGCTGGCTGGCCTGGAGCGCCCGCCCGTATGCATCGGACTCGATGAGTTGCTGGCCTTTTTCCTGCCCGGTGAGGAGCTGGACGACGCCGACGAGCTGCTGCGCACCTTCGTCGTGCGCGACAAAGCTGCCAGTGAGCAGCTAGGCTATGCCAAGCGCAACGCCGATGGCCGGGTGCCGCAGTTGCCGTTTGTGCTCTACGCCATGCGCCGGGCCCTGCGCCGCGTCCTCGCCAGCCTGCTGCGCCCCGAGGGTACCGGCCCCCAGCAGTGGTTGCCCATTTTTAGCCTGCTCGACAGCGTCGTGCGTCGCGCGCCTCGTCAGCGTACCTCCCGCGCCTACCGCCTGCTGCATACCCTAGCCCGCCAGCCTCGTTGCTGCGACGAGGCCACCCCTGCGCCAACCGACCAGCCGCTGTCCATCCCGCCGGCATTGCCCGCTTGGCCTTCCTCTGAGCACGTAGAAACCCTGGTCTTCAACTATCTGGCCCGTTGGCGCGACCGGCCCGACGATGCCACCGCTCCTGAGCTGGGGTTGGGCGATGTATCGGAAAAGCAGGTAGCCGATGCTTTTGAGGAGCTGGGCAAGCGCCTGGCCGGTGCCGGCCGCGACAGCAAAGACAAGCTGCAAACCCGCCCGCAACAGGTTGAGTACGCCCAGTTCGTGGCCCAGTCCATCGGCGGCCGGGGCGCGTATGCCATTGAGGCCGGTACCGGCACCGGCAAAACCTACGGCTACCTGGTGCCGGCGCTGGAGTACCTGCGCCACGCGCCATCAGCGTTGGTGGTCGTAGCCACCTCCACCAAAAACCTGCAGGAGCAGATGCGCCGTGGCGAGCTGCCCCGCCTGCTGCGCGAGCCCGACGGCCGCCGCAACCCGCGCTACCAGGCCATCCGCACGGCCACGCTCAAGGGAAAAAACTGTTACCTGTGCGCCATGGCCCTGGCTCAGGCCTACGACGACTGCTTTCAGCTCAGCGCCGACTGGGCCGAGGGACTAGCGTGGCTGTATCTGCTGCTGCGCCTGCGCGACACCGAAGGCGAGATAGAAGGGGTGGCCCGTCCCCTAAACGCCCACCCGCAGCTCGGGCCGTTCCTGCGCGGCCTCGTTCGCCGTGTTGCGGCCGACCGGGCCTGCCGGCATGCCCCGTTGCCGGGGCGCAAGCCCTGCGTGTATCCGGCTCACCGCGCCCGTGCTGAGCAGGCCCACCTGCTCATCGTCAACCACCATAAGCTGGCCCTGCTGCCCCTTAAGGTGGTAGAGCGCGCTACCGTGTGCGTCATCGATGAGGCCGACCGCTTCCCTGACAACTTCCGCTCGGCCCTGGCCAGCAGCCTCGACGCCCGCGAGCTACAGGAAGAGCTGTTCGAGCCGTTGCTCGACGGTAGCCGCTTGCCTAGTCGACGCCCCACCGCCAACAGCAAGCCCCAGGACGAGGCCAGGACGGAGCGCCGTGCGGTGCCCTTCCTCCCCGAGCTGGACGAGCGCCTCTACGAAGTGCAGGAGCAGTTGTGGCGCGAAGTGCCCGCTGCCGAACAGCCCGGTCCCGACGAGGCTAGCCGCGCCGCCTACGAGCTGGTGGAAGAGGCCCGCCTGGCCGAGCTGGGTAGTCAGGCCGCCCTGCTGGAGGAGGTAGCCCTGCTGATGCTCGAAACGCCTGTCGCCGCCGACACCCGCCAAAGCGCCGACGCTGCCTGGCAGCTGTTAGCCATTGAAAGCGCCCCGTTCCGGCGCCGTCAGGCGCTCCGCACCGCTGCCCGGGCCGTCGCGGCCTCCTACGAGCCGCTGCGCGAAAGCCAGTTGCTGCTGACCCACCTGAGCAGTCAGTTCCAGAGCCGCGGCGGCCGTCTGGCCCCGTTGCCCTTCCCGGCCGGCGGTACGCACTGGCAAGACAATCTGCGCGTGGCGGAACATGGCCGGCCTCCCATCTTCCGCCCCTTCCATCAGGAGCTGGTGGCCGCCCTGCAACCATTGCAGCCCCCACTTGCCGACGCCTCCCACCAGCTGGGATGCCTGCGGCGCCACCTGGTTCAGGCCCTCAATATCAGCCTCTCCAGCGGCGAGGCAGCGGACGAAGATGCCCCCGACGTGGAAAGCAGCGGTAGCTACGACGAGCGGCTGTATCGCCGTGCCGAGCGCTTCGCCGAGCTGGCCCAAAGCCAAGCTGAAATCCTGGTACGGCTCCTGTCGGAGTTTCCTTGCCGGGGCTACGTGCCCGTTGTCGAGCGTGACCCTGTCGCCGGCCCGCTGAGCTGGCAGCTGGGCCGCCAGCCCTACGAGCTCTGGTCGTACCTGGGCGCCACGCCCGACCCGGCCACCGGCCATCCCCTGGTCCGCGAGCCGGACGAAGCCGACGAGGCCTTCCAGGCCCGCTGGCTGGCGGCGCGGGCCGCCCTGCAGCGCCTGAGCCGGGAGCCCGATAAACCCTTGCTGGAGCAGTTCCGGTCCGTCATCTTCACCTCGGCCACGCTCTACGTGCAGGGCACGCTGCAGTATTTCCGCCAGCAGCTGGATTTGCGCGTGCCCTTCGCCGGTGAGCAGCGCATCCGGCCGCTGTTTGATTACAACAATGAGCGGGGCGAGCAGGTGTTAGCGGGGATTCCCACGTACTTGCCGCAGTTCCGTGCCGGTGCCCGCCCCGATGAGAAGCGCGCCTGGTGCGAAATCCAGCTACGAACCTTGCTACCGCTGTTGGTGGCCCTTGAAGGCCGTACCCTGGTACTGTTCACCTCCAACGAGGAAATGCACCTGGCCGCCGACTGGCTTCGTGAGCGGCTGGCCGCCCACGATATTGAGCTGCTGGTGCAGAACGGGGCCAGCCAGTGGGAAATCCGCCGCTTCCGCCAGCTTGAGCAAAGCGTACTGCTCGGCGTCGACCGCATGTGGACCGGTGTCGATTTCGCCGGACCCACCCTTTCCCAGGTTATCGTATGGCGACTGCCGTTTCCCTCCCTGGGCGAGCCACTGATCAGCCACCGGAAACGCTATGAGCCCGATGAGGTATTCTGGGGGCAGTTCTACCGTCCCGCCGCCCGTCTGAAGCTGCGACAGGGTTTTGGCCGTCTCGTGCGCCGTCAGCGCGACCGGGGCGCCTTCGTCGTGCTCGACGCCCGCGCCGCCACCGGCTTCTACGCCAACGTCCTCGATGAGCTGGAAGTAGAGGCCTTCCATCGGTTTGGCACTCCCACAGCGCTATTTGAGCAAACGGCCGGCCCGTTGCTCAAGCTCCTGGAGCTCGGCGCCGACTTCCACCGCCGCGAACTGAGTGTATCGCGGCTTCTAGAGCTGAGCCAATAG